A single Halarcobacter anaerophilus DNA region contains:
- a CDS encoding SHOCT domain-containing protein yields the protein MWNYMGTNMTFFHGFGMTLFWIIILVVIFLLLKNNQKEKEEEPLDILKKRLAKGEITKEEYDKLKKELS from the coding sequence ATGTGGAACTATATGGGAACAAATATGACATTTTTTCATGGTTTTGGAATGACTTTGTTTTGGATTATTATATTAGTTGTGATATTTTTACTGCTTAAAAATAATCAAAAAGAGAAAGAAGAAGAACCTCTTGATATACTCAAGAAAAGATTGGCAAAAGGTGAAATCACTAAAGAAGAATACGATAAATTAAAAAAAGAGTTATCTTAA
- a CDS encoding SpoIIAA family protein → MKLYKHGLSIGIQRVDNNFYLTLKAVGKLTHEDYETITPMIDSAIEGIKKPKIKALIDCSELEGWELKAAWDDFKLGLKHGNEFDKIAILNGKSWIQYGSKISSWFMQGDIKNFDNEEEAFKWLNE, encoded by the coding sequence ATGAAACTTTATAAACATGGACTAAGTATCGGTATTCAAAGAGTTGATAATAACTTCTATTTGACCTTAAAAGCTGTCGGAAAATTAACTCACGAAGATTATGAAACCATTACTCCGATGATTGATTCGGCAATAGAAGGAATAAAAAAACCAAAAATAAAAGCTTTGATTGATTGCAGTGAACTTGAAGGCTGGGAACTCAAAGCAGCTTGGGATGATTTTAAATTAGGACTTAAACACGGTAACGAATTTGACAAGATTGCTATTTTAAACGGTAAAAGTTGGATTCAATACGGTTCTAAAATCAGCTCTTGGTTTATGCAAGGGGATATAAAAAATTTTGATAATGAAGAAGAAGCCTTTAAATGGTTAAATGAATAG
- a CDS encoding superoxide dismutase: protein MTHELMKLPYELDALEPQMSKETLEYHYGKHHQTYVTKLNGLIKGTKYEDLPLEEIIKSSEGGVFNNSAQVFNHDFFWKGLTPGGSEIPEAVENKLNEAFGSVDKFKEEFTNAAVNQFGSGWAWLVKDGTGKLDIISTSNANTPITQGLTPILTCDVWEHAYYIDTRNARPAYLENFWKLVNWDFVAQNLSK, encoded by the coding sequence ATGACACATGAATTAATGAAATTACCTTACGAATTGGATGCTTTAGAGCCTCAGATGTCAAAAGAGACTTTAGAATATCATTACGGTAAACATCATCAAACATATGTAACAAAACTTAATGGATTAATTAAAGGTACAAAATATGAGGATCTTCCTTTAGAAGAGATTATAAAAAGTTCAGAAGGTGGAGTTTTTAATAACTCGGCACAAGTATTTAACCATGATTTCTTTTGGAAAGGTTTAACTCCTGGTGGTTCAGAGATTCCTGAAGCGGTAGAAAACAAATTAAATGAAGCTTTCGGTTCTGTTGATAAATTTAAAGAAGAGTTTACAAATGCTGCTGTGAATCAATTTGGTTCAGGTTGGGCATGGCTTGTAAAAGACGGTACGGGAAAACTTGATATTATTTCAACATCAAATGCTAATACGCCTATTACGCAAGGATTAACACCTATTCTTACGTGTGACGTGTGGGAACATGCTTATTATATAGATACAAGAAATGCAAGACCTGCATATTTAGAAAATTTTTGGAAATTAGTTAACTGGGATTTTGTTGCACAAAATCTCTCTAAATAA